A part of Gemmatimonas groenlandica genomic DNA contains:
- a CDS encoding S41 family peptidase, producing MFGRVAVRASLVMLAASTAGCSSSFFKVTPDAGVGATGADTPAAAPAPKPAAKPTAKAAPPKVETKAPRPARGAAPAAAVTPLPAAPVVVDTILPEPDPAPSDSAGVARLHTLMQVWHLVSLYHPAVIERGAPWDSAFIRAATVVRSANDPQQLATAYRRMLSVLQDPLTRVELADVGPATGATESFAFGSERTRDSVLIVRVPLGSAQRALLTDSAAAMVRALLATAPTRVVLDVRGSGSANRAAPGGADSLDLDVVVDRFAANAGLATQLNSVLSMTSTERTRLVGGARYVYGQWQPDDAWTMRTGAPVFAGSMQPRRVMVLANRATVLPRALLSLVASGRATLIAEEGVDDTPLVSSVVLPIADRVTVRLRTGELVHADGGTGLIADTVLPRAAQASDSAPVLRAALSLLRTNRVARASRVPARRLPAVLPGYYDNDPYPFMGARLLAAARLWSAIRVRHVHRDLYDEDMDALLKRTIPKLEAARVASEYAAALLPMVSALDDTPSNLWGQSADSVRGTASVPFRVRWIEDRAIITDVIRDSVTKALGIETGMEVTAADGFPMPAWVIDHRAAVSAPNTWSRMRLLMSLMPRGPSGGALFRLRDMANRERQLNIPRSTAYLAPLMLSERPTMSSVRTLPGDIVYVDVERLSADSLASVTARSRSARGWVLDLRGTLGAGQSDAIVAAVRSIPEAVTAREVRRYDSEPCATPTLREARALCAVTRETRSRVSRGDTTGHYAGRIVVLIDERTSGEMERLAIALDAVARVTFIGSSSAGAPGEVMNVELPGLLNVALPIVELRRADDAQLQRVGITPSVEVRLTVRGVRSGFDDVIERAQQWLVQQLDPPARRRR from the coding sequence ATGTTCGGGCGCGTCGCCGTGCGCGCGTCGCTGGTGATGCTTGCCGCGTCGACCGCTGGCTGCAGCAGCAGCTTTTTCAAGGTGACGCCGGATGCGGGGGTGGGGGCGACGGGTGCCGATACGCCTGCTGCGGCCCCGGCGCCGAAGCCTGCAGCGAAACCGACGGCGAAAGCCGCGCCGCCCAAAGTGGAGACGAAGGCGCCTCGCCCGGCGCGCGGTGCCGCGCCGGCGGCGGCCGTGACGCCGCTGCCTGCGGCGCCAGTGGTCGTGGATACGATCCTGCCGGAGCCGGACCCGGCGCCCTCCGACTCGGCCGGGGTGGCGCGGTTGCATACGCTGATGCAGGTGTGGCACCTGGTGTCGCTGTATCACCCCGCCGTGATCGAACGCGGCGCGCCGTGGGATTCGGCGTTCATCCGCGCGGCCACGGTGGTGCGGTCGGCCAACGATCCGCAGCAGCTGGCGACGGCGTATCGTCGTATGCTGTCCGTGCTGCAGGATCCGCTCACGCGGGTGGAACTGGCCGATGTGGGGCCTGCGACGGGTGCGACGGAGTCGTTTGCCTTCGGCAGCGAGCGGACGCGCGACAGTGTGCTGATCGTGCGGGTGCCGTTGGGATCGGCCCAGCGCGCGTTGCTGACCGACAGCGCGGCGGCGATGGTGCGCGCGCTGCTGGCTACGGCACCGACGCGGGTGGTGCTCGATGTGCGGGGCTCGGGGTCGGCGAACCGCGCGGCCCCCGGTGGTGCGGACTCACTGGACCTCGACGTCGTGGTCGATCGATTCGCGGCGAACGCCGGACTGGCGACGCAGCTGAACAGCGTGCTCAGCATGACGAGCACGGAGCGCACGCGCCTGGTTGGCGGTGCACGCTACGTTTACGGACAATGGCAGCCGGATGACGCGTGGACCATGCGCACCGGAGCGCCGGTATTCGCGGGTTCAATGCAGCCGCGGCGCGTCATGGTGCTCGCGAACCGTGCCACGGTGTTGCCACGCGCGCTGTTGTCGTTGGTCGCGAGTGGCCGAGCCACATTGATTGCGGAAGAGGGCGTGGATGACACGCCGCTCGTGTCGAGTGTGGTGTTGCCGATCGCCGATCGCGTGACGGTGCGTCTGCGCACGGGTGAACTCGTGCATGCTGACGGCGGAACGGGGCTGATCGCCGACACGGTGCTCCCGCGCGCGGCGCAGGCGTCGGACAGTGCGCCGGTGTTGCGCGCTGCGCTGTCGTTACTGCGCACGAACCGTGTGGCGCGCGCCTCACGTGTGCCCGCGCGGCGACTGCCCGCCGTATTACCGGGCTACTACGACAACGATCCGTATCCGTTCATGGGCGCACGCTTGCTGGCGGCCGCACGGTTGTGGAGCGCGATTCGTGTGCGGCACGTGCATCGCGACTTGTACGATGAAGACATGGACGCCCTGCTCAAGCGCACGATCCCGAAGCTCGAGGCGGCGCGCGTGGCCAGCGAGTACGCCGCCGCGTTGCTGCCGATGGTGTCGGCGCTCGATGACACGCCGTCGAACCTCTGGGGGCAGTCGGCAGACTCCGTCCGCGGCACGGCGTCGGTGCCGTTTCGCGTGCGCTGGATCGAGGATCGCGCCATCATCACCGATGTGATCCGCGATTCGGTCACGAAAGCGCTTGGCATCGAGACGGGAATGGAAGTCACGGCCGCCGACGGCTTTCCCATGCCGGCGTGGGTCATCGATCATCGTGCCGCCGTGTCGGCACCGAACACATGGTCACGGATGCGGCTGCTCATGTCGCTGATGCCGCGCGGCCCAAGCGGTGGTGCGCTCTTCCGGCTGCGCGACATGGCCAACCGCGAGCGTCAGCTCAACATTCCGCGTAGCACGGCCTATCTGGCGCCGCTGATGCTGTCCGAGCGACCCACCATGAGCTCCGTGCGCACGCTGCCGGGCGACATCGTGTACGTCGATGTGGAGCGGCTGTCGGCGGACTCGCTGGCGTCGGTCACGGCGCGCTCACGAAGCGCCCGCGGCTGGGTACTGGATCTACGTGGCACGCTCGGTGCCGGACAATCCGACGCGATCGTGGCGGCAGTGCGCAGCATACCGGAGGCGGTCACCGCGCGCGAAGTGCGGCGATATGACAGTGAACCGTGCGCTACGCCCACGTTGCGCGAGGCACGCGCGTTGTGCGCCGTGACGCGCGAAACGCGTTCGCGGGTGAGTCGCGGTGATACGACCGGGCACTACGCGGGACGCATCGTCGTGCTCATCGACGAACGCACATCGGGCGAGATGGAGCGACTGGCGATCGCGCTCGACGCCGTGGCGCGTGTGACGTTCATCGGGTCATCCAGCGCGGGTGCACCGGGCGAAGTGATGAACGTGGAGTTGCCGGGACTGTTGAACGTCGCGCTGCCCATCGTGGAGCTGCGTCGTGCCGACGATGCACAGTTGCAGCGCGTGGGCATTACGCCGAGTGTGGAGGTGCGCCTCACGGTGCGCGGTGTGCGCAGCGGTTTCGACGACGTGATCGAACGCGCGCAACAGTGGCTCGTGCAGCAGCTCGATCCGCCCGCGCGTCGTCGGCGATAG
- the hrpB gene encoding ATP-dependent helicase HrpB has translation MRDTTALPIDEIIPSLRAAMAARVVAVLEAPPGAGKTTRVPLALMHEPWLAGTKVVMLEPRRLAARAAASYMASILGEEVGQTVGYRVRGESRISKRTRIEVVTEGVLARMLSSDAALEDIGLVIFDEFHERSLHADLGLALVLEAQRHLRDELRVLVMSATLDGVAVSALLADDGGPAPVLRSEGRMFPIETHYRAPRRDERIEATTARVIREALDATEDDVLVFLPGAGEQRRVAERLTGDTMSGVRVHTLHGGMPLAEQDAALAPARVGTRKVVLSTSVAETSLTVAGVRVVIDCGLSRVPRYDASAGLTRLHTVRVSRASADQRRGRAGRTAPGVSYRLWDQHEDHTLLPSTRPEIVDADLSSLALELADAGISDPTTLRWLDVPRAGPFSQARGLLAQLGALDDTGRITPHGRRMAALPLQPRLAHLAIVAAERGALPLGAAIAALLEERDIVRYDGLPPQSDMRLRTELLRRDGAASAAGVAVDRDGVRRVRQTADDLARRTAGGGSNVVRSSGSWDDADTGSLLALAYPDRVAQRRSGAEPRYLLRNGSGAVLAKHDALYDAPYLAIADLEGTSPEARIVRAAPITLEELREDFGDQFERVQLVEWDERTKTVRARKRTMLGAMVIDEVVWSDAEPSALLQAVLDAIRAQLARSGVEALPLSQAASRLRERMAFVRAHDESWPDVSVAALSASLEDWAGPYLDGVRTWAQLASVDWHEALQSLMPWPQRSALERLAPTHIDVPSGSRIALDYSDPMAPVLAVKLQEVFGWSTTPMVMDGRVSLTLQLLSPAQRPVQVTRDLAGFWRSSYFEVRKELRGRYPRHPWPEDPLTAEATRRAKPRGT, from the coding sequence GTGCGAGACACTACGGCTCTTCCGATCGACGAGATCATTCCGTCGCTGCGTGCGGCGATGGCCGCGCGTGTGGTGGCGGTGCTCGAAGCGCCGCCGGGTGCGGGCAAGACCACGCGGGTCCCTCTCGCGCTGATGCATGAGCCGTGGCTGGCCGGCACGAAGGTGGTGATGCTCGAGCCACGGCGACTCGCGGCCCGCGCGGCCGCGTCGTACATGGCGTCGATACTCGGCGAAGAGGTAGGGCAGACGGTGGGGTACCGTGTGCGCGGAGAGTCGCGCATCTCGAAGCGTACGCGCATCGAAGTCGTTACCGAAGGCGTATTGGCCCGCATGCTGAGCAGCGACGCAGCGCTCGAGGATATCGGACTCGTGATCTTCGACGAATTTCACGAGCGGTCGCTGCACGCCGACCTGGGGCTGGCGCTGGTGCTGGAAGCGCAGCGTCATCTGCGTGACGAGCTGCGCGTGCTGGTGATGTCGGCCACGCTGGATGGGGTGGCGGTGTCGGCGCTGTTGGCCGACGACGGCGGACCGGCCCCCGTGTTGCGCAGCGAAGGACGCATGTTCCCCATCGAGACGCACTATCGCGCGCCGCGTCGTGATGAACGCATCGAGGCCACGACGGCGCGGGTGATACGCGAAGCACTCGATGCCACCGAGGACGATGTGCTGGTGTTCCTGCCGGGTGCGGGTGAGCAGCGGCGCGTGGCCGAGCGTCTCACCGGCGACACGATGTCGGGGGTGCGCGTACACACGTTGCATGGCGGCATGCCGTTGGCTGAGCAGGATGCGGCGCTGGCACCGGCGCGTGTGGGTACGCGAAAGGTCGTGCTGAGTACGAGTGTGGCGGAAACGAGTCTTACCGTCGCGGGCGTGCGCGTGGTGATCGACTGCGGCTTGTCGCGCGTGCCGCGCTACGATGCATCGGCGGGGCTCACGCGGCTGCACACGGTACGCGTGAGTCGCGCGTCGGCCGATCAGCGTCGTGGTCGTGCGGGCCGTACGGCCCCGGGTGTGAGCTATCGGCTGTGGGATCAGCACGAGGATCACACGCTGTTGCCGAGTACGCGGCCGGAGATTGTGGATGCGGATTTGTCGTCGTTGGCGCTGGAGCTGGCCGACGCGGGCATCAGCGATCCGACGACACTACGATGGCTCGACGTGCCGCGGGCGGGGCCGTTCTCGCAGGCGCGCGGGCTGTTGGCGCAGCTCGGTGCGCTCGACGACACGGGGCGTATCACACCACACGGCCGTCGCATGGCGGCGCTGCCGTTGCAGCCGCGGTTGGCGCACTTGGCAATTGTCGCGGCGGAACGTGGTGCCTTGCCACTCGGTGCGGCGATCGCGGCGTTGCTGGAGGAGCGCGACATCGTGCGCTACGACGGGTTGCCGCCGCAGTCGGACATGCGATTGCGCACGGAGCTGCTGCGGCGCGATGGTGCGGCGAGTGCCGCGGGGGTGGCGGTCGATCGCGATGGCGTGCGTCGCGTGCGACAGACGGCCGACGACCTGGCGCGGCGCACGGCGGGCGGTGGATCGAACGTGGTGCGATCGAGCGGATCATGGGATGACGCGGACACGGGTTCGCTGCTGGCGTTGGCGTATCCCGACCGCGTGGCGCAACGTCGCAGCGGGGCCGAGCCGCGGTATCTGCTGCGCAACGGCAGTGGGGCGGTGCTGGCGAAACACGATGCACTGTACGATGCGCCGTATCTGGCGATCGCGGACCTCGAGGGTACGTCGCCGGAAGCGCGCATCGTGCGGGCGGCGCCGATCACGCTGGAGGAGCTACGCGAGGATTTCGGCGACCAGTTCGAGCGCGTGCAGCTGGTGGAGTGGGATGAGCGCACCAAGACCGTGCGCGCGCGCAAGCGTACGATGCTGGGTGCGATGGTGATAGACGAGGTGGTGTGGAGTGACGCCGAACCTTCTGCGCTGCTGCAGGCGGTGCTAGACGCGATTCGCGCCCAGCTCGCACGCAGTGGGGTCGAGGCGTTGCCCTTGTCACAGGCCGCGTCCCGACTGCGCGAGCGGATGGCGTTCGTGCGCGCGCACGACGAGAGCTGGCCCGATGTGTCGGTGGCCGCGTTGTCGGCGTCGCTGGAAGACTGGGCAGGGCCGTACCTCGACGGCGTGCGCACCTGGGCGCAGCTGGCGTCGGTGGACTGGCACGAGGCGCTGCAGTCGCTGATGCCATGGCCGCAGCGGTCGGCGCTGGAGCGGTTGGCGCCGACGCACATCGACGTGCCCAGTGGGTCGCGGATCGCGCTGGACTACAGCGACCCGATGGCCCCGGTGCTGGCGGTGAAGCTGCAGGAAGTGTTCGGGTGGAGTACGACGCCGATGGTGATGGATGGCCGCGTGTCGCTCACGCTGCAGCTGCTGTCGCCGGCCCAGCGACCGGTGCAGGTGACGCGCGACCTCGCGGGATTCTGGCGCAGCTCGTACTTCGAGGTGCGGAAGGAGCTGCGCGGGCGATATCCTCGGCACCCGTGGCCGGAAGATCCGCTCACCGCCGAGGCGACGCGGAGAGCGAAACCGAGGGGCACGTGA
- a CDS encoding GxxExxY protein produces the protein MSDAPRKPLLHQELSSQIISAFYEVYNTMVRGLLEGCYQNALFVELQERGIPVDREVPFGVRYKERIVGQYRVDLLVDRKVIVECKTADTLHSQHESQMLHYLKATNTELGLLMYFGTKPLFRRFVHTSGSAASFGNAEEAAVTEDVTPARRESA, from the coding sequence ATGAGCGACGCACCGCGGAAGCCCCTGTTGCACCAGGAGCTCAGCAGCCAGATCATCAGCGCGTTCTACGAGGTGTACAACACCATGGTCCGCGGATTACTCGAAGGGTGCTACCAGAACGCACTATTCGTCGAGCTGCAGGAGCGTGGCATCCCCGTTGATCGCGAAGTGCCCTTCGGTGTTCGCTACAAGGAGCGCATCGTCGGCCAGTATCGCGTGGACCTGCTCGTCGATCGGAAGGTGATCGTCGAATGCAAGACCGCGGATACGTTGCATTCACAGCATGAGTCGCAGATGCTGCACTACCTCAAAGCCACCAACACCGAGCTTGGCCTGCTGATGTACTTCGGCACCAAGCCGCTCTTCCGGCGGTTCGTGCACACCAGCGGCTCGGCGGCCTCCTTCGGCAATGCGGAGGAGGCCGCCGTGACGGAAGACGTTACGCCAGCGCGCCGGGAATCAGCGTGA